In Electrophorus electricus isolate fEleEle1 chromosome 6, fEleEle1.pri, whole genome shotgun sequence, a single genomic region encodes these proteins:
- the tbc1d13 gene encoding TBC1 domain family member 13 isoform X2 gives MSSSYRNRIQEFKVALSEVQIDLKTLRGLCFGGVPFEGGTRSLCWKILLNYLPLDQTLWDSFLKKQRELYVQFLKEMIIQPGIAKANLGLSREDVTMEDHPLNPNPESRWNNYFKDNEVLLQIDKDVRRLYPDMAFFQRPTEYPSKLILDPQNEYETLRRRVEQTTLKAQTVDRNRSGVTNVGSPGRALNLYPSNEFEVLPSGCEAHWEVVERILFIYAKLNPGIAYVQGMNEIVGPIYYTFATDPNGQWKEHAEADTFFCFTNLMSENRDNFIKSLDHSQCGITYKMESVFSMLKEKDVELYMKLQEQNIKPQYFTFRWLTLLLSQEFLLPDVIRIWDSLFSDQDRFDFLILVCCAMLILIRDQLLVGDFTMNMRLLQDYPISDVHTILTKAKELQDSS, from the exons ATGTCGAGCTCGTACAGAAACAG GATCCAGGAGTTCAAGGTCGCACTGAGTGAGGTCCAGATTGACCTGAAGACGCTACGTGGGCTCTGTTTTGGCG GAGTGCCTTTTGAAGGAGGGACGCGATCCCTGTGCTGGAAA ATCTTGTTGAACTACCTTCCCCTGGACCAGACACTATGGGACTCCTTCCTGAAAAAGCAGAG ggaGTTGTACGTACAGTTCCTGAAGGAGATGATCATCCAGCCAGGAATAGCCAAAGCCAACCTGGGCCTCTCCAGAGAGGACGTCACCATGGAGGACCAC CCCCTGAACCCAAACCCAGAGAGCCGATGGAATAACTACTTCAAGGACAATGAGGTGCTGCTACAGATCGACAAAGATGTCAG ACGTTTGTACCCAGATATGGCCTTCTTCCAGAGGCCCACAGAGTACCCCAGCAAGCTCATCCTGGATCCCCAGAACGAGTATGAGACTCTGCGGAGACGTGTGGAGCAGACAACCCTCAAGGCGCAGACCGTCGACCGCAACCGGAGTGGAGTTACCAAT GTGGGCTCCCCAGGCAGGGCGCTGAACCTGTACCCGTCTAACGAGTTCGAGGTTCTGCCCAGCGGCTGTGAGGCCCACTGGGAGGTGGTGGAGCGCATCCTGTTCATCTACGCCAAGCTCAACCCAGGCATCGCCTACGTGCAGGGCATGAATGAGATCGTCGGCCCCATTTACTACACCTTCGCCACGGACCCCAACGGCCAGTGGAAAG AACACGCTGAGGCAGATACCTTCTTCTGTTTCACCAACCTGATGTCAGAAAACCGGGACAACTTCATCAAGAGCCTGGACCATTCACAGTGTGGCATCACCTACAAGATGGAGAGTGTTTTCTCTATGCTGAAGGAGAAAGATGTGGAGCTCTACATGAAGCTG cAAGAACAGAACATAAAGCCTCAGTATTTCACCTTCCGTTGGCTcaccctcctgctctctcaggAGTTCTTGCTCCCGGATGTCATCCGGATCTGGGACTCGCTCTTCTCAGACCAGGACCGCTTTGACTTCCTCATCCTCGTCTGCTGTGCCATGCTGAT TTTAATCCGAGATCAGTTACTGGTGGGAGATTTTACAATGAACATGAGATTACtccag GATTACCCCATATCTGATGTGCACACTATCCTGACCAAGGCCAAAGAGCTGCAGGACAGCTCGTAG
- the tbc1d13 gene encoding TBC1 domain family member 13 isoform X1 produces MSSSYRNRIQEFKVALSEVQIDLKTLRGLCFGGVPFEGGTRSLCWKILLNYLPLDQTLWDSFLKKQRELYVQFLKEMIIQPGIAKANLGLSREDVTMEDHPLNPNPESRWNNYFKDNEVLLQIDKDVRRLYPDMAFFQRPTEYPSKLILDPQNEYETLRRRVEQTTLKAQTVDRNRSGVTNSTKGQTQVGSPGRALNLYPSNEFEVLPSGCEAHWEVVERILFIYAKLNPGIAYVQGMNEIVGPIYYTFATDPNGQWKEHAEADTFFCFTNLMSENRDNFIKSLDHSQCGITYKMESVFSMLKEKDVELYMKLQEQNIKPQYFTFRWLTLLLSQEFLLPDVIRIWDSLFSDQDRFDFLILVCCAMLILIRDQLLVGDFTMNMRLLQDYPISDVHTILTKAKELQDSS; encoded by the exons ATGTCGAGCTCGTACAGAAACAG GATCCAGGAGTTCAAGGTCGCACTGAGTGAGGTCCAGATTGACCTGAAGACGCTACGTGGGCTCTGTTTTGGCG GAGTGCCTTTTGAAGGAGGGACGCGATCCCTGTGCTGGAAA ATCTTGTTGAACTACCTTCCCCTGGACCAGACACTATGGGACTCCTTCCTGAAAAAGCAGAG ggaGTTGTACGTACAGTTCCTGAAGGAGATGATCATCCAGCCAGGAATAGCCAAAGCCAACCTGGGCCTCTCCAGAGAGGACGTCACCATGGAGGACCAC CCCCTGAACCCAAACCCAGAGAGCCGATGGAATAACTACTTCAAGGACAATGAGGTGCTGCTACAGATCGACAAAGATGTCAG ACGTTTGTACCCAGATATGGCCTTCTTCCAGAGGCCCACAGAGTACCCCAGCAAGCTCATCCTGGATCCCCAGAACGAGTATGAGACTCTGCGGAGACGTGTGGAGCAGACAACCCTCAAGGCGCAGACCGTCGACCGCAACCGGAGTGGAGTTACCAAT TCCACAAAGGGTCAAACACAG GTGGGCTCCCCAGGCAGGGCGCTGAACCTGTACCCGTCTAACGAGTTCGAGGTTCTGCCCAGCGGCTGTGAGGCCCACTGGGAGGTGGTGGAGCGCATCCTGTTCATCTACGCCAAGCTCAACCCAGGCATCGCCTACGTGCAGGGCATGAATGAGATCGTCGGCCCCATTTACTACACCTTCGCCACGGACCCCAACGGCCAGTGGAAAG AACACGCTGAGGCAGATACCTTCTTCTGTTTCACCAACCTGATGTCAGAAAACCGGGACAACTTCATCAAGAGCCTGGACCATTCACAGTGTGGCATCACCTACAAGATGGAGAGTGTTTTCTCTATGCTGAAGGAGAAAGATGTGGAGCTCTACATGAAGCTG cAAGAACAGAACATAAAGCCTCAGTATTTCACCTTCCGTTGGCTcaccctcctgctctctcaggAGTTCTTGCTCCCGGATGTCATCCGGATCTGGGACTCGCTCTTCTCAGACCAGGACCGCTTTGACTTCCTCATCCTCGTCTGCTGTGCCATGCTGAT TTTAATCCGAGATCAGTTACTGGTGGGAGATTTTACAATGAACATGAGATTACtccag GATTACCCCATATCTGATGTGCACACTATCCTGACCAAGGCCAAAGAGCTGCAGGACAGCTCGTAG